The sequence CGGCGGAAACTTCGCCACTGTGGTCGCACAGACGGCCCGGGACGAGGGCTTCCCACCGCCAATCGCGCAGGGCCTTGTCTACCCAGCGGTCGACCTGCGGTTGAACACTCGCTCAGTGGCGCTGTTCGGTGAGGGGTTCTTCCTGACGCTGGCCGACATGGAATGGTTCCGCGACAACTACATTCGTGAGCCCGAACAGATCCTCGACCCCAGGGCTGCACCAGCGATGGCCGAGGACCTATCCGGCCTGGCCCCAGCGGCCGTGTGGACCGCCGGCTTCGATCCTCTGCGAGATGAGGGCATCGAGTACGCGGAACGAATGCGCGACGCCGGGGTCACCGTGACGCATAGGCATTACCCGTCGATGACGCACGGGTTCTTCGGGATGGGGGTACTGCCTGGCGGCGTGGCGCGAGTCCGCGAGATCGGCCGCACGATGAGCGACATGATCCTGAATCAGCTCGTGTGAGTGGGGGGCGGGTCGTCTCCGCAAGCACCATGGCCTGTGCTCGTCTGACCGCTTCTCGCGCGACAGAACCTCGACGTCTCAGCGAGCCGCAGCTGCGAGGAGAAGCTCCGCCGCAAGATCAATGTCATCGTTCGAGATCTCGCCACCTCCGGCCGCCCGTATCGACGCGAGCGCTTGGGCGCGTCGGCGCACGAGCCACAGGTCGACGTGGAGTGCGATGTCACGAGCGACAGAGGCGTCGACGGCGCCAACCTGCGATAGGGCCGCCGGGCGGGTTGCCCCGTCGAAAGTTAGACGCACGATGTCGAGCAGGTCAGTTCCTTGCTTGTCGGCAGAACGGTTCATGACGGCCTGAAGCTTCATGGCGATCAGAGGTCCCGGTTCGGCGACAGGCGTCGTGACCTCCACTAGCTGTCCGCCCGAGCGAATCACCTCGATTGTTAGGTCGGTCGCGGAGTCGTGCGCCCACGCGTGGGCAGCCGCGTAGAGACGATCGCCTGGATCGTCACTGGGCCGGTCGAGCTCAACCTGGCGGACTTCAAGCACGTCGACCCTCACGGCCCCCCACTGGGTGGGCAAGAGGACGGCCGTCGGCTCGACAGGCTTGGCTCCAGCAGCGGCGCGAAGTAGTTCGAGTTGAGACAACTCACCCCGCATCCGGTCTACGACGTCTAGATCGACTGTGGCGCGATACGGGCTCGACAGGCGCGACTGGACCGCGAGCCCACCCACGATGACGGGCGGCTGGCCGATAAGAGCGGACGCCTCCACGACACCTTGGACGAGTGCGGCCATCGCGTCGCCCAGGAATGTCACGCGGCTACCAGACACGAGTCCAGCGATCATCGGGTGTCCAGGCGTCCAGGATCTCCCGGCCCCGACCGACGTCCTGCGCGAGATCGAGCGCGACGAACAACGGATGGGCGAGTGGCCACTCGACATCATCCCTCTCAAGGTCCACTCGGTCCCGTACAACTGTGGACACGGGAGCCACGCGCACGGTCGCCCTCGCCCGCGCGGCGAAGCCTGCTGCACCAAGGAGGCTGGCTGCGCGCCGGACGACCGACTCGTCGGTCACGAAGAAGTCGAGTGCCTGATCAGAGCGAAGCGCCAGTGGCGCACCATAGGCCACTGCGGCAGCGGAGTCGGTCAACGCCCACCCTGACTCGTGCTCAACATCCTCCAGACCCAGTCGCAGGGCCTTGGCCAGGGCAGCGTCGCCGGGGGTAGGGAGCCGGGCGAGGTTGGTGCGCCGCACAGGCCAGCGGTCAGCGACCCTCCAAAACAGGTCGGCACCCGCGACAGCGTTCTTGGCGTCAACCAGGCCACTCCGCCGGAGAGCGGCAAGAATGTCGGAGACAGTGCTCGGGGATCGCCCCAAGACGCGGGCCAACTCACGCACGGCCGTGGCGCGCTCTGGCTCTAGCAAGAGCGCCGTAGCGACTTCCAGCCCGGCTTTGCCACTGAGTGCCTCCGTCCGAATGGCACGCTCTCCTACCGGCTCAACCTCCGCGTCGATCACCAGGCGGTCCGTGCGGAGCGCCAACCTTCCTCGCAAGTCGAAGTAGCCGCCGCGACGCGAGGTGAGCGCCTTGCGTGCCGCGCCAGTTACTCTGTCGGCCGCGACGAGAAGGGCGGCATCAGTCGGCAGGATCTCGGAGAGAAGATGATCGGCCACATCTTCGGTAACCAGCGAGCGACGTTTCACGTGAATCGCGGCTCTGACACCGTCCGGATCCAGCACCAGATCGAACTCTGCTCGGTCGAGGGCGCCCGGGCTCAACTGGGTTGCGATGCCCAACTGCGCGAAAGCGTCAACCACGAGGCCTTCGGTGTCCATGCATCACTCTCTCAGGCGTTCTGTGTTCGGTCAATACCGAACGCCGAACATGACGCGAACGGACGCCATAGCTAGCCCCGGGACTAGTCCGAACGCGACTCACCTCCACCGCTGAAGCGGGTCAAGGGGCGCCAATCTGCCTGTCTAGCGTTTCCCGTAGACGCCGCTAGAGTTTGCTATACGTTGATGGGCAGCGAGCCGTGCGCCTGCGCAGATGACCCCGGCGCCGGTAGCTACCCAGGTGATCGCACAGTTCGCGCCACAGGATCTTGGCCGAGGCTCGACATCCAACACCCTGACTTCCCGTGCCGTAGGCGGGGCTCTTGGCAGGGCCGCTCGGCCAGTGATCGTGACCGGCCTAGTCCAGCGAGCCGGGCACCCATTCGTAGAGGTAGTCCTGCAATCCGACCCCGATGCTCTCGGCCAGCCACTGGCGGACTTGATCGTCAACGCCGTCGGGCGACGCAAGGGGCAGCTGATGCGCCTGCCACCTCGGGCCGTGGTCATTGATTCGCGAGATGCGCGAATCGTCCAGTCGGCGCCGCAGCGCGAAATTCGCGAGAAAGACTCTCTTGCGGGACTGCCCCCGGCGAACCGGACTCGGGCGACCATGACAACCCGGGTCTTCTGGGGGATGACGCGAATCCGGGCCTTTCGCTTGGTGCCCTCCTCCGCCGTGACCTGTGCGAACCGGCTG comes from Candidatus Nanopelagicales bacterium and encodes:
- a CDS encoding helix-turn-helix domain-containing protein — its product is MDTEGLVVDAFAQLGIATQLSPGALDRAEFDLVLDPDGVRAAIHVKRRSLVTEDVADHLLSEILPTDAALLVAADRVTGAARKALTSRRGGYFDLRGRLALRTDRLVIDAEVEPVGERAIRTEALSGKAGLEVATALLLEPERATAVRELARVLGRSPSTVSDILAALRRSGLVDAKNAVAGADLFWRVADRWPVRRTNLARLPTPGDAALAKALRLGLEDVEHESGWALTDSAAAVAYGAPLALRSDQALDFFVTDESVVRRAASLLGAAGFAARARATVRVAPVSTVVRDRVDLERDDVEWPLAHPLFVALDLAQDVGRGREILDAWTPDDRWTRVW